In one Corythoichthys intestinalis isolate RoL2023-P3 chromosome 16, ASM3026506v1, whole genome shotgun sequence genomic region, the following are encoded:
- the prl gene encoding prolactin, whose amino-acid sequence MAHRRCIGRKPFITVLYMVAVCSGVPVSDLLDRASQHSDKLHSLSTTLTHELDSHFPAMGRVIMPRPSVCHTSSLQTPSDKEQALQVSESELLSLARSLLQAWVDPLVVLSSSANTLSHPAQSKIINKILELQEHSKNLGDGLKILSGKMDPTAQTISSLPYRGGNDTGQDRISKLIRFHFLLSCFRRDSHKIDSFLKVLRCRAAKIQPHLC is encoded by the exons ATGGCTCACAGAAGATGCATTGGTAGGAAACCTTTCATCACAG TGTTGTATATGGTGGCAGTGTGCAGCGGCGTCCCCGTAAGTGACCTTCTGGACAGAGCCTCTCAGCACTCTGACAAACTACACTCTCTCAGCACAACACTCACCCATGAGCTG GACTCTCATTTCCCTGCAATGGGCAGGGTGATCATGCCCCGGCCGTCAGTATGCCACACATCCTCATTACAGACACCCAGTGACAAAGAGCAAGCGCTTCAAGTGTCT gaATCAGAACTACTCTCACTGGCACGTTCCTTGCTCCAAGCCTGGGTGGACCCTCTGGTGGTCCTATCCTCCTCTGCCAACACCCTGTCTCACCCAGCTCAAAGCAAAATAATCAACAAAATCCTTGAGTTGCAGGAACATTCCAAGAACCTTGGAGATGGTCTCAAAATCCTGTCTGGCAAG ATGGACCCAACAGCTCAGACCATCTCCTCGCTGCCATACAGAGGAGGCAATGACACTGGTCAGGACAGGATCTCCAAACTGATCAGATTCCACTTTCTCTTGTCCTGCTTTCGCCGAGATTCCCACAAGATCGACAGCTTTCTGAAAGTCCTCCGCTGCCGGGCAGCAAAAATACAACCTCACTTGTGCTAA